In Desulfosoma sp., the genomic stretch TCGAAGACGAGGAGATTGCCATGATCCAATTGAAGAAGATTCTGGTTCCCGTAGACTTTTCCGAATTTTCTCAAAAAGCCATTCGCTACGGTGTGGAAATCGCCCGGGATCGGCAAGCGTCTTTGACGTTGATCCACGTGATTAATCAGAGGATCATCGATGCCGTCCATGAGCTGAGTGTAAAAGGTTACAAAGGGGATTTCGTAGAGGCCATGCGCAAGATGGTCCAAGATCGAGAAGAGGAACTCCATCAGCTGTTGCCTTTGGAATGGAGAGAAGGAATTTCTGAAATCCACTTTGAAATCCGTAAGGGCCGTCCGGCGGAAGAGATCATTAACTACGCCAAGGAAAATAACATTGACATGATCGTTGTGGGCACCCACGGCCGATCCGCTCTCATGAGCACCCTCATCGGCAGTGTGGCCAACAACGTGGTCCTTCGAGCCCCGTGCCCCGTTTTGGTGGTACGAGCTGTGCAGCACGATTTTGTCACATAGCCTCATGACTCGACGAGAGCTTATTCCGCCGTCGTGGAGCATCATGTCCGAAGCTCTGTGGCGGCGGTTTTTTCAGGACCTGGATGCCTATCTTTCCTCCGAAACTCGCAGCATTCTTCGATCCTTGGCCCTTCGCACACGTCAGGGTATTGAAGCTTTGGATCCTTTGATGACCCGTTACTGTGCCGACACGTGCCCTCAGTGCGAAGACGTCTGCTGCACGGCGGCGCGCGTGGCCTACAACATCACCGATATGGCCTACCTTATGGGCTTGGAACTGGCGCTGCCGATAGGACAGACCCGCCTGCACAAGGGAGACCCCTGCCGTTATTGGCTTCCCAGCGGCTGCGCCCTGCCCCGGTATCTTCGACCCTATGTTTGCACCTGGTTTTTTTGTGAGGCCCACATGCAGCTCTTTTTCATGGAACCTCCCAAGTTTCAAAGGCATATTCTTTCAATTCTTCAGGACGTTCACGGTCTTAGAGAAGCTATATACCAAACTGTTCGGCCGTACCTTTCGATTCTGCATTTCGAGGAATCCCTATGATGTCTGCTTCACCCGATTCGGGCACCATACGGAAAGATGCCCTTTTTCTCCTTAAACCCCAAGCCCCCAATCTTGTGCTCATCGGTATGCCCGGTGTGGGGAAAAGCACTTTGGGTGTTCTTGTAGCCAAGCAGCTGGCAGCCCCTTTCGTGGACACCGATCTGCTCATACAAGCCGCCCACGGAAAAAGGTTACAGGAAATCATTCTTGAAAAGGGCCTCTCGGGTTTTCGTGCCATCGAACAAGCCACCGTTTGTTCTCTAGGGGTTACCGGCACGGTGATCGCCACGGGAGGCAGTGTGGTCTACAGTTCAGAGGCAATGGAACACCTCAAAGCCCATGGATTTATTCTGTGGCTTGACCTTTCATTACCTTTCTTGGAACAGCGTTTGGGCGACCTGGACGCTCGAGGTGTGCTTCGAGCCCCAGGGCAGACCTTGGAAGCACTCTACCAGGAACGCAAACCCCTTTATGCACACCATGCGCAAGCTCACCTTCTTTTGGATGGCCTCAGCCATGATGAGGCCGTGGACGCCATTCTTCATACCCTCAAAACCCACGGCTTTTTTTTTGCTGAAAAGAAAACCCACGAATGCCGGCACGTTTTTGAAGGGGCCGCCTCGTGAAATTCCGCTATAGGGTTCTCAAGGTTCATCTTCGCGAAGAAGCACGGCCGGACTATAACGGAAAGCCAGGCGTTGCGCCGGAAGGGTAGCGGCCAGGGAAGCGACGGCAATGAGAGGAAACGCCGCAGCCAACTGATGCCAAGGCACGTGGTAAAGAAACGTCCAGCCGAAAGACTGGGCGTTGATCACTTCGATGAGGATCACGGATAAGGCAAACCCGCAAGTGGCGCCTAAGACAAGCCCGACAACGACCATGAAGAGGGCTTCCCACAAAAGCATGCGACGCACTTGGCCTGTGGAAGCCCCTACGGCCTTGAGTGTGTTCAGCGATACCATCCGTTCCAGGACCATAATGGTC encodes the following:
- a CDS encoding universal stress protein, whose translation is MIQLKKILVPVDFSEFSQKAIRYGVEIARDRQASLTLIHVINQRIIDAVHELSVKGYKGDFVEAMRKMVQDREEELHQLLPLEWREGISEIHFEIRKGRPAEEIINYAKENNIDMIVVGTHGRSALMSTLIGSVANNVVLRAPCPVLVVRAVQHDFVT
- a CDS encoding shikimate kinase, with protein sequence MMSASPDSGTIRKDALFLLKPQAPNLVLIGMPGVGKSTLGVLVAKQLAAPFVDTDLLIQAAHGKRLQEIILEKGLSGFRAIEQATVCSLGVTGTVIATGGSVVYSSEAMEHLKAHGFILWLDLSLPFLEQRLGDLDARGVLRAPGQTLEALYQERKPLYAHHAQAHLLLDGLSHDEAVDAILHTLKTHGFFFAEKKTHECRHVFEGAAS